The Equus quagga isolate Etosha38 chromosome 2, UCLA_HA_Equagga_1.0, whole genome shotgun sequence genome has a window encoding:
- the LOC124233685 gene encoding olfactory receptor 6C74-like yields MEVKNETTIQEFVLEGFPAIQHLGKVLFLVHLLAYLASITGNMVIITITWVDHRLQTPMYIFLSTFSFCESCFITTVIPTLLSIFLSGRQTIPFTACLTQAFAFLFLGSIIFFLMAVMSLDRHLAICKPLRYPTVMNLRVSFLLVFFCYSLSFIFITGLLVQVSQLSFCGPNVISHFFCDLGSLIHLSCSDTRSVEIYIFFLALLVILISLILTFIAYSNIIVTIVHLPSAKERQKAFSTCLSHLIVLSLMYGSCVFTYVKPKQTNRLDSNREAALVNTVVTPLLNPVIYTLRNKQVHQALRDTLSRVRL; encoded by the coding sequence ATGGAGGTGAAGAATGAGACAACAATTCAGGAATTCGTTCTGGAGGGGTTTCCTGCCATCCAGCACCTGGGGAAGGTTCTCTTCCTGGTGCACCTGCTGGCGTACCTGGCCTCCATCACGGGAAACATGGTGATAATCACCATCACCTGGGTTGACCATCGCCTCCAGACGCCAATGTATATTTTCCTCAgcactttctctttctgtgaaagcTGTTTTATCACCACAGTTATTCCTACCCTGCTGTCCATCTTTCTTTCAGGAAGGCAGACAATTCCCTTTACTGCTTGTCTCACACAAgcctttgcttttctatttcttgggTCAATAATTTTCTTCCTCATGGCTGTGATGTCCTTGGATCGACACCTGGCCATCTGCAAGCCTCTGCGCTACCCAACCGTCATGAACTTGAGGGTTAGTTTCctcctggttttcttttgctATAGTTTGTCCTTTATCTTCATCACTGGACTGCTGGTCCAGGTTTCCCAGTTATccttctgtggccccaatgtcatctctcatttcttctgtgaCCTTGGCTCCTTAATTCACCTCTCCTGTTCTGACACCAGGTCTGTTGAAATATATATCTTCTTCCTTGCTTTACTTGTGATTCTGATATCCCTCATTTTAACCTTCATTGCATACAGCAACATAATAGTCACAATCGTGCATCTCCCGTCAGCCAAGGAGCGACAGAAAGCTTTTTCCACCTGCTTATCTCACCTCATTGTCCTCTCTCTGATGTATGGCAGCTGTGTCTTTACATATGTGAAACCAAAGCAAACGAACCGGCTGGATTCGAACAGGGAGGCTGCCCTTGTGAACACGGTGGTGACCCCGCTGCTGAACCCTGTCATCTACACTCTGCGAAACAAGCAGGTCCACCAGGCTCTGAGGGACACTCTGTCCAGGGTGAGACTGTAG